Within the Canis lupus familiaris isolate Mischka breed German Shepherd chromosome 26, alternate assembly UU_Cfam_GSD_1.0, whole genome shotgun sequence genome, the region TGGGAAACTTAGGAGGCATTCGTATAGGGTCTGGTAGCCGCTGTGGTCACTTAGGCAGGAAGGAGCACCCtgtgcccagggccacacagccaaCCTGACCCTGGTCCCTGAGATTTGCCCAGGGCTGTGGGCAGGGTAGAGATGGGGGCAGAAGGCTTCCTCCTAGAGAGGGGGTGAGGCTGAGGTCTCCTGGGCCCTACTCCCTGGCCCAGCCTGAGGAGGCCCTTGGCCTTCTGTGGGGTCCCTTTCTCTGACCCTCCTTAGACTCAAACCTAGCCTTCCTCCATGTGCCCATTGAGGCGAGAGAAtttgcccatttcacagatgaagagccTGAGGCTGAGGGCCCCCAGATTCAGTATCCCCCTTCAACAGGGATTTTCAGGAAGGGCAAAAGCTCACAGCAGATGGGGCATCTGAGGTGGCCCTGCAGTCTCTGCACCCTCTGAGCCCCCCTGCCAGAGGCCCACTGGCCTGAGGCCCACCTTGCCCACCATTACCCAGCACAGAGTCTAGAACTGGAGTACAGCGAGGAGGGAAGCAGACCACGGGCCCGGAGGCTGCACATCACCTGAGCGGCCTGTGCAATCTCCTCATCAGCCAGGGGGCTCCTCCAGGGCAGAAGCTTTGGGAGGGGCCCTGGGTCATGTTGGGCTAAGCGGCTGGTGTAGCCCAGGAAGCTCAGCCAGGCCACTCCCCCAAGTCCAGGGCGTGTCCTTCCGGGTCCCCCAACTTCTCTACACTGTCCAGGCCAGAGACACAGCTCCTACCACGCCCCAGTTGTGCCATCTCACGTTCAGGCACCAGCTCAGCGTGGGCAGACACGGGGACTGGGACAGCAGATGGAGTCCTCAAGCTCCTCTCTCAGATCTGGAGCTCCCTTTCACGGAGGTGACCATCTCAGCCATACTGGCACACCCTGTGCCCAGCCGTGCTGAGCCTCTGCCAGCCCTCTGAGGAGAAGGGCAACAGCACTTCTCACCTAGCAGAGGACTTCATCTCAACCCCAGTCCTGCCTGTCCTCTGACCGGGGCCGGGGCATGGAGCTAAGGGCGCCGGGCAAGGAGGAAGCCACACCACCATGGTGACAGACTTTCTTTATAAACATCCAGAAGGAAGTTTTACCACCCATCTTCTCAAGATGTcccaagagggagggaggatggagctGTCTGGAGCAGAGCTAGGACCAGGGCTATACCTGCTGGGGCAACTCTGGGGCCTTAGTCAAGCCAGGCCCAGCAGCATGTGGTTTCAGAGGCTCCACAGGGGGCAGCAGGCGGGGGAGAGGCCCTTGGCATCCCCAGTAGCCCTTATCTTTATTGTGACTGACACAAAAGCTGACCAGATGGGGGTCAAAGTGGGGATGAGGGGCTCAGCCCCACTGGACGCTGGGCTGCAGGGGCCACCCCCCGGGTGGGGGTGCCCGCAGGGATGGAGGCAGCTCCTGGACTGGTGGCCAGCCTATGGGGTACTGGAAGATGGTGCTTCTCATGGGTTCAGccctagagagaaagagaaagtcagagaATTAGAATGGGGCCCTGCCCAGGCCCCGGGCTGGGGCACCTCcctccagctccccctccccaccaccccagctACGGGAAAGGTCAGCTGCTTGCATGACCTTTCTGGAAGGCAGAGCCTCAAAAACATGCAGACCCTTTGAGCCAGTAACCTCACCTCTAGGAAGGAGCCCAAGTGAAATAGCAGGGTTGTGGGCAGAGACTGAGCTACAAGAAGCAGAAAAAGCCTGTGTCCACCTGCGGGggactgattaaataaatacacatgcacGTCCACAGCAAAGAATGCTATGCAGCCCGCATAAGAATGACGGCAGACTTGTATGCACTGATAAGGAAGGTGTCATGATGTACTGTGTGAGAGAAAAAGCAgcttataaaataatgtatatagcatgatactatttttgtttaaagatatataacatatataaatgcataaaaaaaaaaacctggaagacacagcaaaatgttaacagtggttcTATCTGCGTGGTGTAGTTatgggtggtttttgtttttacttctttatacttttcaagAGAAGTTTTACAAGCACGCAaacttttgaaatcagaaaaaaatattgtctaaaatttttttaaaagcctcatttCTCACGCTCCTCACTCTCCTTCACCTTGAGGTCCACCACCCTGGAGCTGCCACCTGGGAACCAGGGCCTGTTTGGAGCATGCAACCTGGGTGCCCAGCCAGGGGCCACCCTGTCCTGAGGCAGCCAGCTGGGGTACAGAGGCAGCTTCCTGCCCCCCAACTGCTCCACAGTCCAATGCTTCTGGACTTAATCCCTACTCAGTCTGCTGCTCCAGGGCTGTGTAGCCCCTCACAGGCTATGGAGCACTTTGAACTCACCTGAGAGCTCATGTCTCCCCTATGGGACTAGAGCTCTCACATGGAAGAGACCAGGGGTTAGGGGTGGTATCCATGTGTCCCCCAGTGCCTGGAGCCAGGCTTGGTACAGGGAGGCCACTGAGTGAATGTCTGCTGACAACAAGTAGCAACACTGAGCACTCTTACTGACGCACCACTCTGGGCCAGACACCACGGTCCAGAGAAACCTTAAGCGCCCTCACATGAACCCCGTTTATAGATGAGacaactgaggcacaaagagtcAGTCATAGGCCCAAGTGACAGAGTCTGGGGTTTTGGGGGGGTAGGGGCTAACAGGCAACGTATACAGGGGCTCCAGACATTGCCCCCCAATCCACAGGCCCAACTTTCAGTGGACGTGATGCCCTGGCAGCTCCAGGCAGGCTGGGATCCAATGGCCAGCCCTCTGCCAAGAGGGAAAGTCCTGGGTCCTCTGAAAGGTTTGGAGAGGCCTCGGGCCTCCGAGgtagaggtggggggtggggtcaggAGCCCCGAGGGTGTGCCTGGCTGCAGCTCCTCGGCCCTGACCCCTCAGCCCTGTAGAGAGCCCACTGGAGGACTTCGGGCAGCCTCCTGTTCTGGGAGGCCAGGGAAATCCCCTGCTTAGCTGCGTGCTGTGTGCTGGAGAGCGCAGAAGGCAGCTCCCAGCATGATTTATGGCGCTGGGGAGACTTCATAAACTCCACCAGCCTCAGAGAAGGGTGGGAGTGCGGGAAGCTCCGCAGTTACTGGAAGGGAGCGCCCTGGGGCTTCCCGCAGGGTTAAGGTGACTGCAATTCTCTGCAGAGAGGGTGAGCCTCGGACCCTTCTCTAGAAGATTGGGCAGACTCCAGGGCAGCTGGGGCCTCCCACCAGGATGAGGGCACCCCCTTCATGCGCTCAGACACAGACACATTCCCTGGGCCCCTGAGCTCTTGGAGCGCACCTCTCCAGCCCTGCACAGAGCACAAGGGGACACCGAGGTGCACTGCGCGTGGCCTCTCTAGGGACCTGTTTGCCCCCCTGCACCAGGACAGGAGCTTTTGCTTTTCCCCAGCCATGGTTCTGATGACAAGAAAAGTCTTAGGGAAGCGTCTGGGCCGGAGCAGTAGCGCCAGCCCAGAGAGGGGTACAAAAGGGGAGATTAAGAGGGATAAAGTCACAATCTGAAGAGCCAACAATGGAAAACGGGATAAGCACTGGCCTTGCCGGGGGATTAGTCTGTGTGTCTGAGTCCAGCCTGTCCCTCTTGCCACTGTCTGCTCTCGGCAGATCCCTCAGGGTCACTGTGCTGCGGGGGATGGGACAATGTGCCTGGCTGGAGCGTCACAGTCCCCCATTTCCCTCTTTTACAAGGAGTGTTGGCCTGGCTCACCCTGAAGTCTTTGCTCAGCCTGTGGGGTTAGAGCCCCTGGGTCTAGGTGGCCCCACTGGACCAGGTAGCCATATTCTCCCTGTCCCTCAGGGAGGAGACATACCCAGAGAAGAGGAGCCGCCACACTGGTCCCCACACGGGGTCCACAGCACCAACACCTAGGGAATAGTCCTCCAGGCCGGGGACCCCGCTCCCCCAAATGCTCAGGTGCAGTCAATATGTCCTGAGCCTGCGCCAAGCCCGAATGACAACAATGTGAACTCAGTGccgtgggggggatgggggggtgggggcatctTAGCTAATGCTTGAAGAATGAGTCTGACTTTgccaggcagaggtggggagccAATTCCAgttccaggcagaagaaacagTGTGTACGTGGTGTACAAAACTCAGAAGTGCCCACTGTATCCAAGAAGCCACCAGTGTCCAGTGGGGCTGACAGGCCAGATGTGAGAGGTGAGAAGGTGCCTGCCTGGGAtggggaggtggcagggaagTGCCCTGGTGTCCGTGGAGCTGGGCTGCCCAGTCCAGAACCCCTGAGGCAGAGGAAGCCCAGGAGAGTTGGCGCAGGGCTCGGGGCCAGGGAGGGTTTTAGAAGCTGGATGGGGCTCCTGTGGAGAATGGATGGGAGGAGCATTAGGGAGGCAGACGGGGCAGCTGTGGCCTTCTGGAAAGCTGAGTGGGTGCAGGGCACAGAAGGAATGGTTTCTGCAGGGCTGCCTCCAGGGGAAGAGACTCAGGCAACAGAACAAAGCCGCCCTGGAGCTTGAATCCACCTCCCCCTTGAatccctgcaggggaggggcagccacaggtggaggggcagagccCGAAGCCCATGGGCTAGGGGTTCAGGGATTATTTTTTGTGAGACTGGCCTACTAGAGAGGACCGAGGAAGATGGAAGCAATGATGGCAAAAGTAATGATAAATGGTCACCTCCCTTCCAACAACCTTTTACTCAAGGCCGGACAGGCCTACTCTGCCCAGAGAGCAATTCATTTTGGCTCTGAGTCCTCAGGAGGCAAGTGGAAAGGTACACAAGCACCGAGAACAAGTGGCTGCTGGGAAAAGCACGTACTCCAGAAGGGGCCAGCTTGGGCGGTTAGAGGGTGAAGGGCACAAACAGGGCTGAGACTCCCTACAGTGGTCCCCAGTGGCAGGCTGTCTTCCAGAAATACCTACTGCCATCCCAGCAGCTGGCTACTGCCACCACCACTGCAGACCTCCAGCTGGATGGGGCCCTTGGTGACAGAGGTAGCCCAGGGTCTAGACCAAGCAGGGGCTTAAGCTCTCTCTCAAGTGACAGCTCAGTGCTACCGAAGATAGCAGGTGGCCACAATCTCCTGGAGGGGTTGAGATTCCTCAGCCACACCAATTTAAGGGCACCAATCGCCTTAACTGCCCAGGGCCAAGGGCCAGGTGCACCAGAGCACCAAACGCACCTGATCATCATGTGCTAACCACCTCTACCTGAGACTCTGGGCCTGTCATTCAGCCTTAGTTTCTCGGCCTCATGCCCCAGTCCTCGGAGTCTCATGGTCACAGGTGTCCTGCACTGGATAGCACTGGGACACATCTGTCCCTAGGTGGGGACCTTTGGTCACCCACCTCAACCCACTCCTGCACTCAAGCCAGCCCAGGCACTGGGTCTCCTGAGCCCTTGGGAAAAGCTCAGGAGCTGCCCACGCTTCTGGTGCTCACTCCCAACAGAGGAACCACCAAGTCAGAgcagggaggtgagcagggggcaCAGCTGAGACCCACAGGTGGCCAGGCCCCAGCCATGGGAGAGTGGGGAAAGCCTTAGAGTCCTCTGGGCGCCACCAGCCAGCCCCAGCCCTATGACACATGGGCTGAGGGAAGCTGGCACTTGGGACACGGTCCCTGGACAAGTCTCAAAGGGGGCACTCTCCTGACCAAAGTCACAGCCACCTCAGACAGGaccagaagggagggagggaactcTCCAACATGTATGTCTGTACTGTGTTTTTTTAaggtagggagaaaaaaatgacacaagtTTAAACGAAGctaaaaaacaactaaaatttggggtgctcaggtggctcagttggttaagtgtcggactcttgatttcagctaaggtcatgatctcagagtcctgagattgagcccagcactgggctctgtgctgaatgtggagtctgcttaagattctctctatctctccctctaccccacccaccccaagCTCACAACTCATGctccacccccactctctctctctctcaaaaaataaataaaactaaaagttaattttaaaagagttGAACAAAAAGCTCTCTTCATGGGGtcacagagaaggcaggaaacTTAGCTTCTACCTCCCAGTAGAGCTCAGAGGCAAGGCCTCACCCCCAACTGTCCAACCAGGCTCCCTAGGCCCAGGCCAGGCTGTTGTCGCATGAGACCACACCATAGAGACAATCGGGTCTGAAGCCCCACTGCAAGACAGGCAAAGtgaggggctgcctgggtggctcagtggttgggcgtctgcctttggctcatgtcatgatcccaaagtcctgggatcgacccccacataaggctccctgcttagttggggagtctacttctccctctccccttctctatcCCATTAgtactctctcataaataaataactaaataaatcttcaaaaaaaaaaaaaaaaaggcaaagtgagGCAGCCCAGCACAGGCAACTTTACAAAGTCAGCTCACAAGCACATCCAGTAgtccctttcctcccctctccctcctttgaCACCTGGTGGAAGAAGCCCAGGAGCCCTGGGACAATAGGCAGCAACAAACCTGAGGGCCCCTGACCCAGGAAGCTCCACCCACTTCTAAGCATATTATATTTAGTGCAGGGCCCAGGAAATAGGTAGGCtgacccagccccagccccctcctcaaGGAGGCAGTGAGACAATGGCAGTGAGCTGGTCACATCTATGAgcaatcccagctctgcctcttagcCCTGTGCCTGTGGGCAACTCACATCTTCCTAtgagcctcccctccccttctgcagggTCGGGGTAACCATGCCTATCTGGTAGGGCCCTAGAGGAGACAGTGCAGTGACTGGCACACTGAGGCTTCAGTAACCACAATCTGGCCGCTCCCTCTGGCAACAGACTTGGTGATGTCGAGTCAAGTTGGCTtggccacctgcctcccctttAGCCAGTACAAATGTCAGTTAAGGGAGGAACCACTAAGGCAAGGGGATGAGGCTTGGGAACAAGAACCTTTAAAGGACTGCCCCTCAGCCtctggccagggcctggggacccAAGACTCCCAGTGAAGCCCCTCTGAGGAGCTCTGTGGGGGCATCCTTGTCTGGCCCTGGGCAGGGCAGTTCAGCTTCCGGTGAGGGCAGGCTGGTTCTCCCAGAGGGCATAGGAGGCAGGGACCCAAGGGGCCTGTACCTGCTGCTCGGAGCTGAGCTCAGCCGCTTGGCTCTCTTTTCCAACCAGTCTTCCAGATGGCCCTCAGGGAGTTCGACAACATCTAGTGGCCACTCCCTGGCCCGCCTCTCCTCTGCGGAGACAGGGAAACAGGCATATGAGAGGCACATTCACCACCGCCCGACCCCACCCTCCCACAAAGCAGCCAGAACCTTCTTGGGGATGGGAGTACAAgttgggagggcaggggcagagagccTCTGGGCAGTCCCTACCATGCTGCTACCTTCCTAGGACTGCCCCTCTGGGCCTCGCTCTGCTTCCtcattaagtgaaaataaaacactagCTGGCTCCCAAGCTTTTTGCAGTTGGACCTAAGAGAAAGCGTTGTAGAGAGACTGGTCCGCAGGAGGGGCTcaaacctgggggggggggggaatgtggGCAGCAGAACAGGGCAGAGCagggtttgaatcttggctctgccacttgccagGTCTCTCTGACCCTTGGTGGGGGAAGGAGCCTCAGCcttcctggtttttcttttcataaaatgtcCTATAAGAacctctttgctcattttaaagtGAGCAAACAGCTCAAACAAGCCAGGTGTGAGATGGGTCAGAGTCCCCGGGAAGacctgggatggggcctggggcCAGAAAAAAACAATCATCCTTGGGGACCAAGgagggggccggggcctgggctgGCACTGCACACGTCATCCCACTTCACCTTTATAAGCAGTCACGTTCGTCAAATCAGGATCCTGCCTCCAAGAGGTTTAGCCATGTGCCAAGGTCACAGGGGATGTGGCAAAGCCAAGATGATTAGAGCTGCTGCTGAGGGTGGGGTACACCTCTGCCCCCAGGCCCCTTGGGCCTCTCCCATCCCTGTGTCTCCCAGGCATCATCCGCAGCTGCAGGCCCACTGGCCTATGCTCTCTCTGCCATGGCCAAATATTCCCTGAGAGCCCACGGCCAGTGAAGAACTGGAGATGCCACCACTGCCAGGACTCGCTGGCGAGGCCAATGGGGCCTCACTTCTGCCCTGGCAGAGCTCCTGGAAACCCTGTGTTTATGCCAGAGCTGTGGCCCCATAGCCATGGGCTCCCCAGAGTAGGGCGGGGCATGGCCTGAAGGTTGTGACTGGTCAGAGGGGAGTAAGGCCCACTGGGGGACAAGGGACAAGGGACACCCACTGGCTGCCCTGAGGCCACCTGGACAGAGGGAAGAGTGGGCAGCAGCATCCTGGGAGGCCAGAATTGGCCTCTCACCTGCTGGGGGCTCATGGGAGGCCCTTCCGCTCTAGGCTGGCTTCTGTTCCTCCATCTGTTCAGTGAGGGGCTCCCTGAGATCAGCGAAGACCATCTAAGTGGAAATGTCCTTGGTTCTCTAACTAGGTAAGTGAGAAATGAAGTCCCCAAAAGCAGACATGGCAGTTTCCAGTGGGGAGCTACACTTGTTACAAGGCCTAAGAATTCTGTGGGCAGGGAAGGTATCCTCCTCATCTCCCCTTTGTCCCCAGAATGCGGTAGGGGATCTGCCTGGTGCCGAGGAAGGGCTCAAGATAGATGTTACccgatggagggaaggagggaggagatgtATGAATGAGAAGGGCACAGATGAGGCTGAGGCACACCCTTCACGGCTcctggacaggaaagccccaCATGTCACTTTAAACCCAGCAGGGAACACAGATGGAAGCTCCTCTGTTCCTTCTCCTCTTATGCCTGTGCTGCAGCGGTTTGGAGGCATTCCTGACACCCACCCCATCACCTGAGGAAGCCCTCAGCTTATCCCCACAAGGTGGCCACAaagagaaggaggtggggaggcacAGGGCAGCTTTGTGGCCCTATCCCCCCTGCAGCCCACTTCATGCCTCCACCCAGGGTCCCTGCCCAAACACACCCTCCACCTGGATACTCAGTTCCTGCAGGTCTCTCTCTGACATGTGGGAAAATCTGCAGTTGGAGCCAAAGTCACACTGTCCTGCAACAGAAGACAGGGAAGATAGTTACTCACTGCTTAGAAGAGCTCCCACCATGTGCTGAGGGGCACCCTGATGAGGGTATGAGCCTCTAGAATTACAGAGTAACAACCCCATCCCCAGAGAAAAACTTGGAATCTCTCTGGCCCCACCCACACAAGTAGCCAGAGCGGCCTGTCTGGTCACTCTGCCCTACTCTCAACCCTGGAATCAAATCCTGAAGCCTTCTGTGATAGCGGTGTACAGGCCTCTGTAGGCTTGTCCATTGTCACTACTCTCTTGGCCCCTAGCTCCCGTTCCCCAGCCTCAACAAACCACAGGTAGGTCCCTGAAAGGGTCATGCTTCCTCTCTCTAATCCAGGCCATTGTACACgctgtgccccctgcctggtgcccaCCTGCCCATCTGGCTTGCATGAGCTGCTGGACTGCTCCCCAGAAAGGCTTTAATGGTAGCTTACCAAGGACGCACCAAAGCCCGGGGTGGCTTTCCCAATCTCAGCCTGGGAGACTAACATGTGTCTCAAAATAACAGGAGACGAGAGGTATCCTAAACCAGCGTCACCTACCAGTGGTGTTTTCACATCCAAGTGAAGTCTGTTGAGGAAGCCCTTGACGTGCAGGCCTAATGACCAGTTTAGGGGCAGCCCCATCTCCTGAGGGGAGCATGGCCAGTCACTGGGCTTCCTTTGGCCAACAGCACTACCTCTCCCCACCGCCAAGCTCTCTTTCATACCATATTAATCACCATGGTCTCCTCTTTGCCttggctgccaggaagctcaggGC harbors:
- the ZMAT5 gene encoding zinc finger matrin-type protein 5, translated to MGKHYFCDYCNRSFQDNLHNRKKHLNGLQHLKAKKVWYDMFRDAAAILLDEQNKRPCRKFLLTGQCDFGSNCRFSHMSERDLQELSIQVEEERRAREWPLDVVELPEGHLEDWLEKRAKRLSSAPSSRAEPMRSTIFQYPIGWPPVQELPPSLRAPPPGGWPLQPSVQWG